TCCTGTAGGCTATGTATCCGAAGAAATCAAGCTTCTGCACCTGAACTGGCTTTCCGAAGAGGATTTTCTTTGAATAAACGTCCTGTGGCGATAAGACCAGGATGCCGCTTCCGGGGTATTCGGAGGAGGGCTTAACGCTGGCATTTGGGAAGTAGTGCTTGACAAGGTCTTCGTAGCCATTGCTTACGTAGAATGTCTCGTTGAAAAGCTCGTACCAGCTGGCGAGGACCTTGCCGGGGGCGTAGCTCTTGAAGTTTATGCCTGAACTCCCAGCGCTCGTTGAAGCTGTTTTCGTGTTTGTGTTGGTGGTGCCTCCTATGCAACCGGCTATGAACACGACGGACAGTATTAAAAGGGCAACAGCTTTTTTCATACCCATCACCTTTAACTCCCTTCCAAATCGTCGGGGAACGTTTAAATATGATTCGATTCAATCTCCTATGGTGGTACCATGTTCGTCGGGCACTATAAGGATGTCCCGGAAAAAAATACGGGTTTTGAGGGAGTGACAATCCGCTGGCTCGTTTCTCCGAAGCTCGGGGCAAAGAACTTCGCGATGCGCTACTTCGTCATGAAGAAGGGCTCTGAGATTCCAATCCATCAGCACGACTGGGAGCACGAGATATTCATCGTCAGAGGAGAGGGCATAATAACCAACGGAAAGGAGGAGTTCCACGTTAAGGAAGGCAACTTCCTCTACGTTCCGCCCAACGAGCCGCACGGCTACAAGGCAACTGGAGAAACGCTGGAGTTCCTCTGCATAATCCCTGCCAAGAAAGAGGCGATTCCAGAGGAAGAGTGGGCCTGAGTTCTCACTCACTTTTTTCCATCTCTCCCCGCAGATACGTTGAACCAGCCCACGTAATCTTGGCCCGGGTTATTTCCCCTTTCTCACCGGCATCGAGGATTATCTCCTTGTAGTTGAACGTCCTGGCATCAATTCCGCCCTTCTCGCCCGGACCGTGAACGAGAACCTCAACTTTCTTCCCAAGATAAGTCTGGTTTATCTCGTAGGCTATCTGGAGGCGGAGTCTGTGCAAAATCCTGGAGCGCTCCTTAACTTTCCAGCCGGGCAGCTGCTTCCACTTCGCTGCAATCGTCCCCGGCCTTGGGGAATAGCGGGAGACGTTTATCTTGTCCGGCCTAACCCTCTTCACAAGCTCAACGGTGTTCTGGAAGGCCTCTTCGCCTTCGCCTGGAAAGCCGACTATTATGTCGGTGTTGAGATTCAAACCCGGAATTTTCCTGCGGAACTCACTAACGATTTCCTCGAACTCCTCAACCGTGTAGTTCCTTCCCATTCTCCTCAGGACTTCGTTATCGCCGCTCTGGACGGGCAGGTGAAGGAACTTGTAAACCTTAGGGTCTTGGTAGACCTCTATCAGCTCGTCGAGGAACTTTATCACGTGGTTTGGGTTCATCATGCCGACGCGGATTCTAAAGTCTCCTTCGATGGCTGTTATTTCGTCGAGGAGCTCTGCCAGGTTCGTTCCGATGTCAAAACCGTAGCACCCGGTATCCTCGCTAGAAAGCTGGATTTCCTTGTAGCCCCTTGCGAGGGCTTCCTTTACCCACTTCAACACGAGTTCGGGCTTGTAGCTCTTGAGCACACCGCGGGCAAACCTTGTCGCGCAGTATGTGCAGGCGTTGAGGCAACCCTCGCTTATTGGCACAACGAAAACTACACCTGACTTCCAGAGACGCGGCAGTTCGAGCTTGTCTACCTTCCTTTCCTTCCAGCCCTCAACTGAGACCAGCTTTCCTCCGCGTTCGGCAAGGTCTATCGCCTCGGCGATTCTGTCTATGCTCTTGACGCCGAGCATCCCGGAGACGCGGGGGTCAATAACGTCTGGATTAACGTGAACGAGGCATCCTGTAGCGATGACTTTCTTTCCGGAATCGAGCAGTTCGCGTATTCTCCTCGCCATCTTGTGCTCCGTTGGGTCTTTAACGGCACAGGTGTTCACAACAACGTAATCAGCGCTTTCCGGACTTTCGGCTAACTCATAGCCAGCCCTAAGCAGAATAGCTTCCATAATCTCCCCGTCTGCCTTATTTCTTGTGCAGCCGTAACTCTCGACGTAAACCCTGACCATCGGAATGGGTTCAGAAGTGGGTTTAAAAAACAGACGGGTCAAAAGTGGGAATAAATGAGAGTGAAAAAAGAACTCTCAATCACTCGATGACTGAGGCGAAAGCGAACTTCCTCTTGACTGAGTTGATAACGATCTCAACCTCGTCTCCGACCTGGGTGTTCGGGACGAATATGACGAACCCCTTTATCTTGGCGATGCCGTCACCGCCCTTTCCAAGGCTCTCAATCTTGACCGTGTATCTCTCCCCAACCTTAACGGGGGCTTCCTGTCCATATCCACCAAACCTGTCTCCATACATACCTAACACCAACTCTTTCAACTTTCGGGGGCCCTTCGGGAAGACTCCAGAAGAGTCCCGTTGTTGGGTTAGTCGCGGAGTATATAAACCTTTGGGTCACTTCGCCAGTTTTTCGGCGATCTCGACCGCTTTTTGAACCCCAGCCTTTACCTCATCGCTCAGCTCCATGCCCAGGTCTATCTCCTTCGCGACTATCCCGATAAAGTGAATCTCCGCTCTCTTCAGCCTCTCATCGAGCGCCATGAGGAGCTTCAGCCCATCGATAGCACCCATGAAGTGGGCGCTCCTGATTTCGGCCTTCAGCTTCTCGAATATTTCCTCGCCACTAAAGTGAACTACCTCTCCGGGTTTCAGCTTATCGCTCAGGATGGCGTCGATGATTACTATTCTCTCTTCACCGTTGTAGTGGTTCGCCAGGCGGAAGATGTCCGTACCGACCTCAAGGACGTTGTAGCCCTTCTCCGCGAGAATTCTGCCCGCTTTCAGCCCGGCTCCGTCGTCTTTCATCAGCTCGTTGCCGAGGGCGAGGATGAGTACTCTCACGGCTAACCACCTATGATTTCAACCTTTTCCTTCTCAGCCGGAACCTTGAAGTCGTCGTCTATCGTGGCCAAGGAAAAGCCGTGCTCGATGCAAGTGGCAAGAATAGGAGCATCGTTGGGAAGGAGCGCGTACTTCTCTATCAGCTCGCGGGCTTTAAAGAGTGCATTCTGAGTCGTGGGTATAAAACCGAAGTCCTCTAACACCTTGAAAACAGTGGACAGCTCTTTGGGTAGCCTCTCGGGATGACCCTTTATCGTCCGAGGAGATGCCCCCAAGAAGTATCCTAAAAGAATGTAAACAACTTCACTGAACACGACCTCATTGATATAAAGAACGTCATCACTTTCTTCAAACTGTTCAATCAATCCAACAGCCCGCTCGTTTCCCCTGAAGTACTCAATCAGGACAGAACTGTCAATCAATAAGTCCCTCATAGAGCTCCCTCTTTATCTCTTTCCATGACTTGTCGGTCTTCATGATCCCCTTGAGCTTTTTCAGGTTCTCAAAGAGCTCCTTCTTGTGGGCCAGATACCAAGCCCTAGCTTCGACTTCTTTCCGGAACTCCTCGGCGTACTTCTTCGGGACTTTAACATGAATCACAACATCAACAAGCTCCTCGACCATGCCCTCACCACTGGAAAATAGGCTTGAAAACTTAAAAAAGTTGGGAGGCTAAAGCCTCGCCACGTGCACTGAACAGGAGATGCACGGGTCGTAGGCCCTTACAACCATCTCAGCGAGGAGCTTGAGCTTCTCCGGATCGTCGTTGTAGTGCTTCTCCGCCATCATCCTCACGTGCTGCTCCATCATGGCGAGGTTGAATGCCGTTGGGGTTATTATGTCTGCGTAGCTAACCCTTCCGTTCTCGACCTTGAGCGCGTAAACGAGCACTCCACGCGGGGCTTCGGTAGTTGAGACACCGAAGCCGTCCTTCAAAGCTACCTCGTCCCTCGGCCTTATCGGCCACTTCGCGAGGGCCTCGTCAATCAGGTCTATCGCCCTCTCCGTGAAGTAGACGAGCTCAAGCGCCTGCGCGAGGTTGTTGGCGAACGGATTGGTGGATCTCAAAAGGTCTTTATAGCTCTCGTAGAGCTCCTTAGCCCTTCCGTAGAGTGTATCGGCGTTGTTCACGAGGCGC
This sequence is a window from Thermococcus kodakarensis KOD1. Protein-coding genes within it:
- a CDS encoding cupin domain-containing protein, translated to MFVGHYKDVPEKNTGFEGVTIRWLVSPKLGAKNFAMRYFVMKKGSEIPIHQHDWEHEIFIVRGEGIITNGKEEFHVKEGNFLYVPPNEPHGYKATGETLEFLCIIPAKKEAIPEEEWA
- a CDS encoding tRNA (N(6)-L-threonylcarbamoyladenosine(37)-C(2))-methylthiotransferase — protein: MVRVYVESYGCTRNKADGEIMEAILLRAGYELAESPESADYVVVNTCAVKDPTEHKMARRIRELLDSGKKVIATGCLVHVNPDVIDPRVSGMLGVKSIDRIAEAIDLAERGGKLVSVEGWKERKVDKLELPRLWKSGVVFVVPISEGCLNACTYCATRFARGVLKSYKPELVLKWVKEALARGYKEIQLSSEDTGCYGFDIGTNLAELLDEITAIEGDFRIRVGMMNPNHVIKFLDELIEVYQDPKVYKFLHLPVQSGDNEVLRRMGRNYTVEEFEEIVSEFRRKIPGLNLNTDIIVGFPGEGEEAFQNTVELVKRVRPDKINVSRYSPRPGTIAAKWKQLPGWKVKERSRILHRLRLQIAYEINQTYLGKKVEVLVHGPGEKGGIDARTFNYKEIILDAGEKGEITRAKITWAGSTYLRGEMEKSE
- a CDS encoding TRAM domain-containing protein, with the protein product MYGDRFGGYGQEAPVKVGERYTVKIESLGKGGDGIAKIKGFVIFVPNTQVGDEVEIVINSVKRKFAFASVIE
- a CDS encoding hydrogenase maturation protease, coding for MRVLILALGNELMKDDGAGLKAGRILAEKGYNVLEVGTDIFRLANHYNGEERIVIIDAILSDKLKPGEVVHFSGEEIFEKLKAEIRSAHFMGAIDGLKLLMALDERLKRAEIHFIGIVAKEIDLGMELSDEVKAGVQKAVEIAEKLAK
- a CDS encoding type II toxin-antitoxin system VapC family toxin, which translates into the protein MRDLLIDSSVLIEYFRGNERAVGLIEQFEESDDVLYINEVVFSEVVYILLGYFLGASPRTIKGHPERLPKELSTVFKVLEDFGFIPTTQNALFKARELIEKYALLPNDAPILATCIEHGFSLATIDDDFKVPAEKEKVEIIGG